In a genomic window of Flavobacteriales bacterium:
- a CDS encoding phosphatase yields MNAIIDLGTNTFNLLVYEQGEAGLRIIHSVELPVFLGKGGIEQGRITDDAFERGMQALRMHKETARSHGARIIRGFGTSMLRNARNGEDFVRNAKQELGIAIRIIPGEQEAELILAGVRQAVSFGPQPSLVMDIGGGSTEFILATNKALMWKRSFELGVTRLRERIPISDPITVEEEARLAAHLDDQLEGLYAVVERQEPHVLVGSAGSFDSLARIISAERGEALAPDAVTLRFSALEFDGLKDRLLRMDRSERLLVPGLPEHRVDTIPYALIQMDRVLLAGGIRELAWSRYALKEGAATVVL; encoded by the coding sequence ATGAACGCAATCATCGACCTCGGCACCAACACCTTCAATCTGCTGGTCTATGAGCAGGGCGAAGCCGGCCTGCGCATCATCCATAGCGTGGAGCTGCCGGTGTTCCTGGGCAAGGGCGGCATCGAGCAGGGCAGGATCACCGATGACGCATTCGAGCGCGGCATGCAGGCGCTGCGGATGCACAAGGAAACAGCACGATCGCATGGCGCGCGCATCATCCGCGGCTTCGGCACCAGCATGCTGCGCAACGCGCGCAATGGCGAGGACTTCGTGCGCAACGCGAAGCAGGAGCTCGGCATCGCCATCCGCATCATCCCCGGCGAGCAGGAGGCCGAACTGATCCTGGCGGGCGTGCGCCAAGCCGTCTCCTTCGGTCCTCAGCCTTCCTTGGTGATGGACATCGGTGGCGGCAGCACGGAGTTCATCCTCGCCACCAACAAGGCGCTGATGTGGAAGCGCAGCTTCGAGCTCGGCGTGACGCGCTTGCGCGAGCGCATCCCGATCAGCGATCCCATCACCGTGGAGGAGGAAGCGCGCCTCGCTGCACACCTCGACGATCAGCTCGAAGGCCTCTACGCCGTGGTGGAGCGGCAGGAGCCGCATGTGCTCGTGGGCAGCGCGGGCAGCTTCGATTCACTGGCGCGCATCATCAGCGCAGAACGTGGCGAAGCGCTCGCGCCGGATGCCGTTACGCTCCGCTTCTCAGCGCTCGAGTTCGATGGCCTGAAGGACCGCCTGCTCCGCATGGACCGCTCTGAACGACTGCTGGTGCCCGGCCTTCCCGAGCACCGCGTGGACACCATCCCCTACGCGCTCATCCAGATGGACCGCGTGCTGCTCGCAGGGGGCATCCGCGAACTGGCCTGGAGCAGGTATGCTCTGAAGGAAGGCGCGGCGACGGTGGTGCTCTAG
- a CDS encoding ABC transporter permease: protein MNKIRLIIWREFITRVRKPSFLIMTILGPLLIAGAVMAMAWVGMQEATDYKVLVVDQEGLISRRLEDNKALRLTFFLDGTVWTDSAFKESPYNIQVRLLEGSITENPRADLIYKNKPSEFAKQWIRAELEKSLEISKLQKEGIDREAYARVRKPLDLKLYDVKDLGKESMADAKAMIGFFFGYFMFIFIFMYGVQVMRGVMEEKQSRIVEVLISSVRPFQLMMGKIVGVAMVGFTQFMLWIGITALMLVIGLAVLASSKFDPSVLAEGGMTTQVQEQLIAAQAQTAAAPVDADKVEEFIAQVNVPLVLAVFAFFFVGGYLLYASLLAAIGSAVDSETDTQQFMFPVTIPMIVAIFIAQLAVVNSESPAVFWGSMIPLTAPIVMMVRVVMGTVPMWQLLLSMALLVLTFIGSVWLAGRIYRTGILMYGKKVSWKELGRWLLYKG from the coding sequence ATGAACAAGATCCGGCTCATCATCTGGCGCGAGTTCATCACCCGCGTGCGCAAGCCCAGCTTCCTGATCATGACGATCTTGGGGCCGCTGCTGATCGCAGGCGCGGTCATGGCCATGGCCTGGGTAGGCATGCAGGAGGCCACGGACTACAAGGTCCTCGTGGTGGACCAAGAGGGCCTCATCAGCCGCAGGCTCGAGGACAACAAGGCGCTTCGGCTCACCTTCTTCCTGGATGGAACCGTCTGGACGGACAGTGCTTTCAAGGAAAGCCCGTACAACATCCAGGTTCGGCTGCTGGAGGGCAGCATCACCGAGAACCCGCGCGCCGACCTGATCTACAAGAACAAGCCGAGCGAGTTCGCGAAGCAGTGGATTCGCGCGGAACTGGAGAAGAGCCTCGAGATCTCGAAGCTGCAGAAAGAGGGCATCGATCGCGAGGCGTATGCACGGGTACGCAAGCCGCTCGACCTGAAGCTCTACGACGTGAAGGACCTGGGCAAGGAATCGATGGCCGATGCGAAGGCCATGATCGGCTTCTTCTTCGGCTACTTCATGTTCATCTTCATCTTCATGTACGGCGTGCAGGTGATGCGCGGCGTGATGGAGGAGAAGCAGAGCCGGATCGTGGAAGTGCTCATCAGCAGCGTGAGGCCATTCCAGCTCATGATGGGCAAGATCGTGGGCGTGGCCATGGTGGGCTTCACGCAGTTCATGCTCTGGATCGGCATCACCGCCCTGATGCTCGTGATCGGCCTTGCCGTGCTCGCCAGTTCGAAATTCGATCCATCCGTGCTGGCCGAGGGCGGCATGACCACCCAGGTGCAGGAACAGCTGATCGCTGCGCAGGCGCAGACCGCGGCGGCGCCCGTCGATGCCGATAAGGTCGAGGAGTTCATCGCGCAAGTGAATGTCCCGCTGGTGCTCGCCGTCTTCGCCTTCTTCTTCGTGGGCGGCTACCTGCTCTATGCCAGCTTGCTCGCCGCGATCGGCAGCGCGGTGGATAGCGAGACGGACACGCAGCAGTTCATGTTCCCGGTCACCATCCCGATGATCGTGGCCATCTTCATCGCGCAGCTCGCCGTTGTGAACAGTGAGAGCCCGGCCGTCTTCTGGGGAAGCATGATCCCGCTCACCGCCCCGATCGTGATGATGGTGCGCGTGGTGATGGGCACCGTGCCGATGTGGCAATTGCTGCTGAGCATGGCGCTGCTGGTATTGACCTTCATCGGAAGCGTTTGGCTGGCTGGGCGCATCTACCGCACCGGCATCCTGATGTACGGCAAGAAGGTGAGCTGGAAGGAGCTGGGAAGGTGGTTGTTGTACAAAGGCTGA
- a CDS encoding ATP-binding cassette domain-containing protein translates to MLRVEQVSKRFGAFTALDGITMEVPSGQVFGLLGPNGAGKTTLIRIITRITGPDEGRVLLNGQPMGPDDVIQLGYLPEERGLYKKMKVGEQALYLAQLKGLKKAEAQKRLKHWFERWDMMGWWNKKVEELSKGMAQKVQFITTVLHEPRLLILDEPFSGFDPINAELIRSEILRLRDAGVTVMLSTHSMPSVEELCDHIGLIDKAKLMLHGNVREIRRQYADNTYRLEYKGNKVALANALAFTGELLDVQENGEYSHARVRLAKDAKLNDVLKQLLPSVEIHGVQEEVPRMHDIFIKVVSEHEPEEVAAGMTE, encoded by the coding sequence ATGCTCCGCGTAGAACAGGTCAGCAAGCGCTTCGGCGCCTTCACCGCCCTCGATGGCATCACCATGGAGGTGCCCTCCGGACAGGTGTTCGGGCTGCTGGGCCCCAATGGCGCGGGCAAGACCACCTTGATCCGCATCATCACGCGCATCACCGGTCCGGATGAGGGCCGCGTGCTGCTGAACGGCCAGCCCATGGGCCCCGATGACGTGATCCAGCTCGGCTACCTGCCTGAGGAGCGCGGACTCTACAAGAAGATGAAGGTGGGCGAGCAGGCCCTCTACCTCGCGCAGCTCAAAGGCCTGAAGAAGGCGGAGGCGCAGAAGCGCCTGAAGCATTGGTTCGAGCGCTGGGATATGATGGGCTGGTGGAACAAGAAGGTGGAGGAGCTCAGCAAGGGCATGGCCCAGAAGGTGCAGTTCATCACCACCGTGCTGCACGAGCCGAGGCTGCTCATCCTCGACGAGCCCTTCAGCGGCTTCGACCCGATCAATGCGGAGCTGATCCGCAGCGAGATCCTGCGCTTGCGCGATGCGGGCGTCACGGTGATGCTCAGCACGCACAGCATGCCCAGCGTGGAGGAATTGTGCGACCACATCGGCCTCATCGACAAGGCGAAGCTGATGCTGCACGGCAACGTGCGCGAGATCCGCCGGCAGTATGCCGACAACACCTACCGCCTCGAGTACAAGGGCAACAAGGTGGCCCTGGCCAACGCCCTCGCCTTCACCGGCGAGCTGCTCGATGTGCAGGAGAATGGCGAATACAGCCACGCCCGCGTTCGCCTGGCCAAGGATGCGAAGCTGAACGACGTGCTGAAGCAGCTCCTGCCTTCCGTGGAGATCCATGGCGTGCAGGAGGAGGTGCCGCGCATGCACGACATCTTCATCAAGGTGGTGAGCGAGCACGAGCCGGAGGAAGTAGCGGCTGGAATGACGGAATGA
- a CDS encoding ABC transporter permease, with protein MVRGAAAKVTSVLRDVGELTAFAGRFFQQAVHKRFEWREFFRQCYINGTLTLPLVGITAFIMGLVLTVQSRPTVERFGATSMLPAMVAISVVREIAPVITAIIGAGKIGSSMGAELGSMKVTEQIDAMEVSGTNPFRYLVVTRVWSTTLMIPVLVVISDAIAIWATWIGVNIKDDVSWGLFYRQVFESLEFSDFLPALIKSYFFGFAIGIVGCYRGYNTEKGTEGVGQAAHSAVVTASLLIFIIDLMAVQITDILGLN; from the coding sequence ATGGTGAGGGGAGCAGCTGCCAAGGTCACATCGGTGCTTCGGGATGTTGGCGAGCTCACGGCCTTCGCTGGGCGCTTCTTCCAACAGGCCGTCCACAAGCGCTTCGAGTGGCGCGAGTTCTTCCGGCAGTGCTACATCAACGGCACGCTCACCCTGCCGCTGGTGGGCATCACCGCCTTCATCATGGGCCTGGTGCTTACCGTGCAGAGCCGCCCGACGGTGGAACGATTCGGCGCCACGAGCATGCTTCCGGCCATGGTGGCCATCAGCGTGGTGCGCGAGATCGCTCCGGTGATCACCGCGATCATCGGAGCAGGCAAGATCGGCAGCAGCATGGGCGCCGAGCTGGGCAGCATGAAAGTGACCGAGCAGATCGATGCGATGGAGGTGAGCGGCACCAATCCCTTCCGCTACCTCGTGGTCACGCGGGTTTGGAGCACCACCTTGATGATTCCCGTCCTTGTGGTGATCAGCGATGCCATCGCCATCTGGGCCACCTGGATCGGCGTGAACATCAAGGACGACGTGAGCTGGGGGCTGTTCTACCGCCAGGTCTTCGAGTCGCTCGAGTTCTCCGATTTCCTCCCCGCCCTCATCAAGAGCTATTTCTTCGGCTTTGCCATCGGCATCGTGGGCTGCTACCGGGGCTACAACACGGAGAAGGGCACCGAGGGCGTAGGGCAGGCCGCGCATTCAGCGGTGGTCACGGCTTCACTGCTCATCTTCATCATCGATCTGATGGCCGTGCAGATCACCGACATCCTTGGACTGAACTGA
- a CDS encoding ATP-binding cassette domain-containing protein — protein MTDECVVEVRGLRKAFGSNAVLDGFDLDLRRGENLMVLGKSGSGKSVLIKCIMRLLEADAGTIRVLGQDVLALDQDALDRLRVRIGFLFQSSALYDSMTVEENLEFPLRRHWIARNPKHTDALVDEVLDAVGLPHTRRMYPSELSGGMKRRIGLARTLILKPEVVLYDEPTTGLDPITGKEIVELILKLQRAYNTSSIIISHDLNVAKLAANRIIVLHEGRNHVEGSYADLRASKDPVVRSFFIFM, from the coding sequence ATGACCGACGAATGCGTGGTGGAGGTGCGCGGGCTGCGCAAGGCCTTCGGCAGCAACGCGGTCCTGGACGGATTCGATCTGGATCTTCGCCGAGGCGAGAACCTCATGGTGCTCGGCAAGAGCGGCAGCGGAAAGAGCGTGCTCATCAAGTGCATCATGCGGCTGCTGGAAGCCGATGCCGGCACGATCCGCGTGCTCGGTCAGGATGTGCTGGCACTGGACCAGGACGCCCTCGACCGCCTGCGCGTGCGAATCGGATTCCTTTTCCAGAGCAGCGCGCTCTACGACAGCATGACGGTGGAGGAGAACCTCGAGTTCCCGCTGCGGCGCCATTGGATAGCGCGCAATCCCAAGCACACGGATGCGCTTGTCGATGAGGTGCTGGATGCCGTTGGCCTTCCGCATACGCGGCGGATGTACCCCAGCGAGCTCAGCGGCGGCATGAAGCGCCGCATCGGCCTTGCGCGCACGCTCATCCTGAAACCCGAGGTCGTGCTCTACGACGAGCCCACTACCGGGCTTGACCCCATCACGGGCAAGGAGATCGTGGAGCTGATCCTCAAGCTGCAGCGCGCCTACAACACCTCGTCGATCATCATCTCGCACGACCTCAATGTGGCCAAGCTGGCCGCCAACCGCATCATCGTGCTGCACGAGGGCCGCAACCATGTGGAGGGGAGCTACGCCGATCTTCGCGCCTCCAAAGACCCCGTGGTGCGCTCATTCTTCATCTTCATGTGA
- a CDS encoding MCE family protein, producing MAKEGNVAVRLGLFVLAGTVLLVLGLYLLGSKRGLFSSTITVSAEFRQVGGLRPGNNVRYAGINVGTVQRLTIMNDSTVRVEIALREDQASHIRTNAIVSIGSDGLMGNKLMNIEPGDGPGAPVTDGSVLHTSIPLDTDAMLETLDRTNDNLAAITTDLRLLAERLNRPGSVLDLFSDTALAAQLRGSLSELNATAQAARSATQQANALIADVRGGKGALGTLIGDPVAEQQVKGLLQQLQLLSDSLSSAAGEVERFSTGLNDPKGLAHALTQDTIIAGDVRRSIANLEKGSETLNENLKALQRNWLFRRYFKEKEKDLKRDGRSRD from the coding sequence ATGGCCAAGGAAGGGAACGTTGCCGTGCGCCTGGGCCTCTTCGTGCTGGCAGGCACCGTGCTGCTCGTGCTCGGCCTTTATCTGTTGGGGAGCAAGCGCGGCCTCTTCAGCAGCACCATCACGGTAAGCGCTGAATTCCGGCAGGTGGGCGGATTGCGTCCCGGCAACAATGTGCGCTACGCGGGCATCAATGTGGGCACGGTGCAGCGCCTCACCATCATGAACGACAGCACGGTCCGGGTCGAAATCGCCCTGCGCGAGGACCAGGCGTCCCACATCCGCACGAATGCGATCGTGAGCATCGGCTCCGACGGCCTCATGGGGAACAAGCTCATGAACATCGAGCCCGGCGATGGCCCCGGTGCGCCCGTGACCGATGGCTCCGTGCTGCACACGTCGATTCCGCTGGATACCGACGCCATGCTGGAGACGCTCGACCGCACCAACGACAACCTTGCCGCCATCACCACCGACCTGCGCCTGCTCGCCGAGCGGCTCAATCGTCCCGGAAGCGTGCTCGACCTCTTCAGCGACACGGCGCTCGCCGCGCAGTTGCGGGGCTCGCTCTCGGAGTTGAATGCCACGGCCCAAGCGGCGCGCTCAGCCACCCAGCAGGCCAATGCCCTCATCGCTGACGTGCGCGGCGGGAAGGGTGCACTGGGCACGCTCATCGGTGATCCGGTGGCCGAGCAGCAGGTGAAGGGCCTGCTCCAGCAGTTGCAGCTTCTCAGCGATTCGCTGTCAAGCGCCGCTGGTGAGGTGGAGCGTTTCAGCACCGGGCTCAATGATCCCAAAGGCCTCGCGCATGCCCTCACGCAGGACACCATCATCGCCGGTGACGTGCGCCGCTCCATCGCCAACCTGGAGAAGGGAAGCGAAACGCTTAACGAGAACCTGAAGGCGCTGCAGCGCAACTGGCTCTTCCGGCGCTACTTCAAGGAGAAGGAGAAAGACCTGAAGCGCGACGGACGTTCAAGGGACTAG
- a CDS encoding DUF393 domain-containing protein: MTADQDRIIFFDGVCGLCNRFVDRLLRIDRGGMFRFAPLQGSTAHERLPAGRADALSSVIYLREGVVLTRSTAALRILIDLGGWRRVHRIWFVFPRALRDAVYDWVARNRYSWFGKRDACRLPNPEERSRFMS, translated from the coding sequence ATGACCGCAGACCAGGACCGCATCATCTTCTTCGACGGCGTTTGCGGGCTGTGCAACCGCTTCGTGGATCGCTTGCTTCGGATCGACCGTGGCGGCATGTTCCGCTTCGCGCCGCTGCAAGGCAGCACCGCGCATGAACGCCTGCCGGCCGGCCGCGCCGATGCGCTGAGCAGCGTGATCTATCTCCGCGAGGGCGTCGTGCTCACCCGATCCACCGCTGCGCTCCGGATCCTCATCGACCTGGGCGGTTGGCGGCGCGTGCACCGCATCTGGTTCGTGTTCCCGCGCGCGCTGCGCGATGCGGTCTACGATTGGGTGGCCCGCAATCGCTACAGCTGGTTCGGGAAGCGGGATGCTTGCAGGCTGCCCAATCCAGAGGAACGAAGCCGCTTCATGTCCTAG
- a CDS encoding BlaI/MecI/CopY family transcriptional regulator produces MERLTKAEEQVMQVLWRLGPSFVKDVVAAMPKPRPAVTTVSTIVRILEEKGYVGHEAFGRSHRYHALLNKDSYGQGNAKRLLKDYFGGSPRQLLSHFIEREELDAQELEELLKLIQAKKKNR; encoded by the coding sequence ATGGAGCGATTGACGAAGGCCGAAGAGCAGGTGATGCAGGTGCTTTGGAGGCTTGGGCCATCCTTCGTGAAGGATGTGGTGGCGGCCATGCCGAAGCCCCGCCCGGCGGTGACCACGGTGAGCACCATCGTGCGCATCCTGGAGGAGAAGGGCTATGTGGGCCATGAGGCCTTCGGCCGCAGCCACCGCTATCATGCCCTGCTGAACAAGGACTCGTACGGGCAGGGCAACGCCAAGCGATTGCTGAAGGACTATTTCGGAGGATCTCCCCGCCAGCTGCTGAGCCACTTCATCGAGCGCGAAGAGCTGGACGCGCAAGAGCTGGAGGAACTGCTGAAGCTCATCCAAGCCAAGAAGAAGAACCGCTGA
- a CDS encoding TonB family protein: MDALIYYLKANLVFVALLGAYHLALRRETWYAARRFWLLASALLAIALPLLPSSHLAATAMTIHLPEISSTGSSLPGAHGTDWLRIAAAAHLALTALLLIVLIARSVTAFRAVAASSGEARSFFNRIHIPASVVEQDQAALLAHERVHASRGHSFDVLLYETASAFFWSNPAWRLALRELRLVHELEADAIARMSHPHYEALLLAQAFGVPTSSLLNSFGSNNLKHRMTMLKNTRSPRLARRKLLLGIPLLAFAVTLSSWQAAPAIIAPASEAKTFPGIDQQPEFPGGQEALIKYIGANLTYPASAKTDRIEGKVFISFTVKSNGQVADASVKRGVREDIDNEALRVVRGMPAWKPAQSGGKAVNAQMTLPIAFKLE, from the coding sequence ATGGACGCCCTGATCTACTACCTGAAAGCGAACCTCGTGTTCGTCGCGCTCCTCGGCGCTTACCATCTGGCGCTGCGACGCGAGACCTGGTATGCCGCGCGCCGTTTCTGGTTGCTTGCGTCCGCCTTGCTCGCCATTGCGCTGCCACTGCTGCCCTCCAGCCATCTGGCCGCAACAGCCATGACGATCCACTTGCCGGAAATCAGCAGCACCGGTTCATCGCTGCCCGGAGCGCATGGCACGGATTGGTTGCGCATCGCAGCGGCCGCGCACCTGGCGCTGACCGCCTTGCTGCTCATCGTGCTGATCGCGCGTAGTGTCACCGCTTTCCGCGCTGTCGCAGCTTCGTCCGGCGAAGCGCGCTCATTCTTCAACCGGATCCACATCCCTGCTTCGGTCGTGGAGCAGGATCAAGCCGCGCTGCTGGCGCATGAGCGCGTGCATGCTTCCCGCGGGCATTCTTTCGATGTGCTCCTCTATGAGACAGCTTCCGCGTTCTTCTGGAGCAATCCGGCCTGGCGACTGGCTTTGCGTGAGCTTCGGCTGGTGCATGAGCTCGAGGCGGATGCCATCGCCCGCATGAGCCACCCCCACTATGAAGCCCTGCTGCTCGCACAAGCATTCGGGGTGCCCACCTCCTCGCTCCTCAACTCGTTCGGATCAAACAACCTCAAACACCGCATGACCATGTTGAAGAACACCCGTTCCCCGCGCCTTGCGCGCCGCAAGCTCCTGCTCGGCATCCCGCTGCTCGCCTTCGCCGTGACGCTGTCCTCCTGGCAAGCCGCCCCGGCCATCATCGCCCCGGCATCCGAGGCGAAGACGTTTCCAGGAATCGATCAGCAACCGGAATTCCCCGGCGGACAAGAGGCCTTGATCAAGTACATCGGGGCGAATCTCACTTACCCGGCTTCCGCGAAGACGGATCGCATAGAAGGCAAGGTGTTCATCTCGTTCACGGTGAAATCCAATGGCCAAGTGGCCGATGCTTCCGTGAAGCGTGGCGTACGCGAGGACATCGACAATGAGGCGCTTCGCGTTGTGCGTGGCATGCCCGCATGGAAACCCGCCCAATCCGGCGGCAAGGCGGTGAATGCGCAGATGACCCTGCCCATCGCGTTCAAGCTTGAATAA
- a CDS encoding T9SS type A sorting domain-containing protein produces MKRFLLLPALLAMVQLRAQQIEEYRYWINDDPGATTVNGIGPSLQVNLMSNLVLPTLTKDYNTITIQFKDTNDVYSVPVSRIFTRSTGEVTGYEYWIDDDIANRVSGTVTAGTVVNLTSNLTLCLAAGAHVFAIRFQGASGTWSVPLTRQFTSTASPDTDGDGLCDALDPCPLLANLVPGNACNDGNPDTENDMVNASCLCVGTLANEDCEGVPGGPAQPGTPCDDNDECTASDVYDANCNCAGTFADADNDGVCDADDLCPGGPEPGMACNDNNPTTENDMVGADCVCAGTPTGIICTTDLDFVYQADGTDDLTWQIFEQGNSNLVQSGGGALIGNGSEATCLPDGCFYLVVTDGGGDGIVNGGYLLKINSSVRLIDNLYGTFGEGGFTSGGTSQIAANEGFCLPVGTDRLIFTSCDRRDWKISPCGGEFVVANANQDVSDEYGVNNANSGYQMWWYAPNGGYSFKRFQSHNTSNGLPASATRAAHFQLNAWTGNQLVEGGFYNVKVRGRVNGTYNNWGPACRLVVNSTEAQCPRTKLMDLPGNQYLSCGQSRTIGTNVYVHAKPVRRMNNNCNWVNANRYQFRFRIPAEFITIVKTSATGQYWVNTNGLTCGKTYEVDVRASFDNGSTWCHSSDPYGDICLLTTTCSFGMAEEGGSTATSEARVAMYPNPNNGDQLFLSLSSVEEGVESINVDIYDSFGKRVAQRTIGVQDGYVNTAIALNGELANGMYLVNIAAGINTYTERLMIQQ; encoded by the coding sequence ATGAAGCGCTTCCTTCTACTGCCTGCGCTGCTGGCCATGGTCCAGCTGCGGGCGCAACAGATCGAGGAGTATCGCTATTGGATCAACGATGATCCCGGTGCGACCACGGTGAACGGCATCGGGCCGAGCCTTCAAGTGAATCTCATGAGCAATCTGGTGCTTCCGACGCTCACGAAGGACTACAACACGATCACCATCCAATTCAAGGACACCAACGATGTGTACAGTGTGCCGGTTTCGCGGATCTTCACGCGGAGCACAGGAGAGGTGACCGGATACGAGTACTGGATCGACGATGACATCGCGAACCGCGTCTCGGGCACCGTTACTGCTGGGACAGTCGTGAACCTGACGAGCAACCTCACGCTCTGCCTTGCCGCAGGTGCTCACGTCTTCGCCATCCGCTTCCAGGGTGCGAGCGGTACGTGGTCGGTGCCCCTCACGCGGCAGTTCACCTCAACTGCATCGCCGGATACCGATGGCGATGGTCTGTGCGACGCGCTCGACCCATGTCCGCTGCTGGCGAACCTCGTCCCCGGGAACGCCTGCAACGATGGCAATCCGGACACGGAGAATGACATGGTGAACGCCAGCTGCCTGTGTGTGGGAACCTTGGCGAACGAGGATTGCGAGGGCGTTCCAGGCGGTCCGGCTCAACCGGGCACGCCGTGCGATGACAACGATGAGTGCACCGCGAGCGACGTCTATGACGCCAACTGCAATTGCGCCGGCACCTTCGCCGATGCCGACAACGACGGTGTATGCGATGCGGACGACCTGTGCCCAGGCGGACCTGAGCCCGGCATGGCCTGCAATGACAATAACCCAACCACCGAGAATGACATGGTGGGAGCGGATTGCGTCTGCGCTGGAACGCCTACGGGTATCATCTGCACCACCGACCTGGACTTCGTGTACCAGGCCGATGGCACCGACGACCTCACGTGGCAGATCTTCGAGCAAGGCAACAGCAATCTGGTGCAGAGCGGTGGCGGCGCCTTGATCGGCAACGGCTCTGAGGCCACCTGCCTGCCGGATGGCTGCTTCTACCTGGTGGTCACCGATGGCGGGGGCGACGGCATCGTGAACGGCGGCTACCTGCTGAAGATCAACAGCAGCGTGCGCCTGATCGATAACCTCTACGGCACCTTCGGCGAGGGCGGCTTCACCAGCGGAGGCACCAGCCAGATCGCTGCCAACGAAGGCTTCTGCCTGCCCGTGGGCACCGACCGCCTGATCTTCACCAGCTGCGACCGGCGCGACTGGAAGATCAGCCCCTGCGGCGGCGAGTTCGTGGTGGCCAATGCCAACCAGGACGTGAGCGATGAGTACGGCGTGAACAACGCCAACAGCGGCTACCAGATGTGGTGGTACGCGCCCAATGGCGGATACAGCTTCAAGCGCTTCCAGAGCCACAACACGAGCAACGGCCTCCCGGCCAGCGCAACCCGCGCGGCCCACTTCCAGCTCAACGCATGGACCGGCAACCAATTGGTGGAGGGCGGTTTCTACAACGTGAAGGTGCGCGGCCGCGTGAACGGCACCTACAACAACTGGGGCCCTGCCTGCCGCCTGGTGGTGAACAGCACGGAGGCCCAGTGCCCCCGCACCAAGCTCATGGACCTGCCCGGCAACCAGTACCTGAGCTGCGGACAGAGCCGTACGATCGGCACCAACGTGTATGTCCATGCCAAGCCCGTGCGCCGCATGAACAACAACTGCAACTGGGTGAACGCGAACCGCTACCAGTTCCGCTTCCGGATCCCGGCTGAGTTCATCACCATCGTGAAGACCAGCGCCACCGGGCAGTACTGGGTGAACACCAACGGCCTCACCTGCGGCAAGACCTACGAGGTGGATGTGCGCGCCAGCTTCGACAATGGCTCCACCTGGTGCCACAGCAGCGACCCCTACGGCGACATCTGCCTGCTCACCACCACCTGCAGCTTCGGCATGGCTGAAGAGGGCGGCAGCACCGCGACGAGCGAGGCCCGCGTGGCGATGTACCCGAACCCCAACAACGGCGATCAGCTCTTCTTGAGCCTGAGCAGCGTTGAGGAGGGCGTGGAGAGCATCAACGTGGACATCTACGACAGCTTCGGCAAGCGCGTAGCCCAGCGCACCATCGGGGTGCAGGACGGCTACGTGAACACCGCCATCGCCCTCAACGGGGAGCTGGCCAACGGCATGTACCTGGTGAATATCGCGGCCGGTATCAACACGTACACGGAGCGTCTGATGATTCAGCAGTAG